Proteins from a genomic interval of Rhizobium rhododendri:
- a CDS encoding beta strand repeat-containing protein, which yields MTDRIKILGSAGFSKRTRQGFRVIAGRSLAMLLSGLLVFQPMLANAQSVSAAGSAPAANQPGVGTAPNGVPLVDIVTPNATGLSHNKYDNYNVGTPGLILNNFNGEVGTSNLGGVTPGNPNLKTSGPASVILNEVTSGNRSALNGPTEVFGGRADVIIANPNGITCSGCGFINTPRATLTTGVPEIGADGRLTGFAVNGGDVTFEGAGANLAAAPGAVDLFDVVSRQIHVNAPLYGKVIRLTGGASKYDYATGEATALAATSGTPEYAIDGSALGAMQADRIKIVVTEKGAGVMMSGDMAANAGELSLSADGKISIGNASARDGVTITSKHRVTAAKVASKQKVNVQADEGITLQSVAADSDIALVSGAGLISVVEDVTSGTAVQMSSGGGIAAGSVTAGNGAATLVATSGDIVIAGAANSVGDLTLTATAGSLSAASLLSNGNIALNAGLDIAVAGNVLAEGNLTAAGRSVSTGMVVSGIDIAATSADPNGNVVLGSADNLSLTATGGNIATGNLLSAGALTSTAAGTMTAGSLQSTTDLTVAATSLTSSTVISHGTLTVDASTNVSGQIFGSSNVLISGATIQAGAIVSGVDFAATAAANGNLVVGNAGDMTLQASGSLSADTLLAAGTMFATAADLNVGNVTGHQVVTLSGSSSLTATGQLLGAKEVSISGGSVSLNQVISGLDFAATQANGGNVTLGTTGNLSLQAAGQLSANALLAAGTITATAADLSLGTVTGHNDISLSGGNNLTVTGQTLGANDVSLSGGTISTGQVVTGVDFAAMAQSSTGAIVIGSDGDLTINAVSATNGSLGSATTGALLVAGDLNITAGSFAASNVTGHGAVTVDAAANVSGTLLAAGNVAITGSSITAGSLVSGVDFVATNQSTDGSVVLGSTGTLTLEATAGNINASNLLAAGGIGATASGDIGNITPVNVIAHQNLTMTAGGTIALAGQSMAADSVNLQGQSISVASLVSGVDFAATRASSTGALMLKQGNAQSGTMTLTATNGDITASNALLSGGNLSATTSGGISYALLQSLANASLSAPGTITYTNNSNVTGNLTINTGTIDLSGTRGAKLAVGGTLSITATSANLTGSSLVLGGLALDLSGQADLTGAAVKTAMNAGGSGDIAITAGSLAISDTTTLLAAHDLTLTLPTLSNSGQIAAANNLTINTSGDLTNTSTGLLYAGRDASLLVAGALTNDQGAILAGNDLTIAGSNLSQRNAATTNISGLIQAGGDMSILTSNLVNKRSTTPTWVTGQLVSSGNVVGTFVLNPDVAGKPFAYLETSDQNIHQLYPGVDPPAWQDYEPLLWSQATLADGTSYHAWTWTSANGPTAVGPIYDWIKARVPVDANGTPVLDPTNPSKYFIVDQVIRGGVADTSTTYTWDPTSNLSQSVYEDRFTSTLTPEAVIRSGGNLTIDATNLTNSYSRIEAGGNATLSGSTLTNEGVVLNRTTMTTCNAQSACTAYNADGTADPSRDIANGSSVVSGSQVIGGAAGTLKAAGALTLNFGTVNNTSLGSTSGSAAVSTPSTSSDPLSALSGLTAGGALFTVNSALSNVAGNSVPTAGGGLTAALGNLTQISPANVAQLAALAKPQSGGVGGTIPGQAFIFETRAAFLDVSKFYGSSYFISRAGYDPETSIPFLGDAYFDNQLIDTQLRQLVGDGLGNGSFIPGNSAIEQMKTLLDNGAAYAEAHGLAFGQGLTPEQAANLQQSIVLYQTQTVNGAQVLAPVVYLSAADRAKAGSGAGAMIAGNSVNLNVGDLNNSGAVAAAGGLNIAASSIKSTGTFYAGGNANLTASNGITLAAQTMTIGGQNVVNTNAGVSAGGNLLLAANNSDLNVNGASVKAGGSAQLSGNNVNLAAVKVDNGGQENATGARVTAGSNLAIAANNDVNVIGSSAKSGGDLNIKAVSGAVNVVSTDVARKTNDGYTKTSGTDQQASKLTAGGNLGISGNTGVLISGSDLSAKGDVGLSSNGDINVTTAQSQSASVFGKNSSSSITNNGSTITAGGDLVAKSNNDINVIGSTLAADGILGLQAKNNVTIAEATDGYTLDTKSSSKKSGFFGSTKKDASGHLETTTAAGSTLSGKDGVTIISGGDTTVSASKVTAGDATHSSDLNVQTGGNLIVASAKDTETENDSAKRKGFLRSGSSSYQGYNETTVGSELSASGDVNLDAGKAAVIVGSKVNADGSLNVSGESVSIIGAQENHQSDSQRKDSGLFVGSGGGFISLYGKNEKQGAQSSTDNVGSKLSAGQDVNLTARATDLNIMGSQVTADRDINLSAARDVNVTPGAESAAQSEQQKKSGFGLAFSSGNGGFSLGIGAQSTKDSSAQQSDTNAMSALSAGRDLNISAGNNVNPQATSASAERDVNLFAGNDINLLSANDVTNYEEMHEKTFAGVTLTVSSQVGKAAQSIMNSAERLSDSGGVNAVTNTAIAGLGFYQAYKDLTGVYSQYQKSGDIGVNVTLTVGANHQESQSSSSTSTPVVTDIRAGRSISMEAENGSITSDGAQILAGYDKNGIPTVSGDPLTGDIFLSATNGNINLNAATGTTDSASSNSSWSAAVGVGATFGGGGKGTKDLGLVANAGYGKGSADTSGVSHTNTHVNGTGDITIVTNDLTLRGATITGNSVTADVKNLTIESQVDTAKAKADQLSLSAQTGFGSTSVSGVTQKASGDAVVVTEQSGIHAGAGGLDIDVSGQSSLIGGLITSEAGEGRNSFSTGTLTVADIDTHSTWKADTYGGSIGTSGIVPSPPVKESENKTGQALSAIGGNIPITITDPAHQTQDIGTIRRDTDNTNTSLPGLPDLEHILREQYKTQADLQAAQATMAGLVGDISSNLYKQALQRGDDAAADLWKEGGEGRALLHAIGSGILGGVNGWEGAIKGALGAGTSSLLTPAIAALVKGILKDSTLSDQDKQTLANLIGTSLSSAVAGAVGGGEGASYGGAQYQFNYLTHKELDEANKERADLQKKIANCQASLGNGCSAQTLSDLEDNLQFSVAYYRQLSDANNASLVKACAASFSSAACVAGRADLANAVDEEPGLQQHVLGTSSVNTPDALLLGVLSDVAAGHVASDQIAAQYQQALITHQQITTGVAALAVLVAVGVTVGPEVYAYCAANSAACANTVTELLDCTVTIACTSTAGGVLTATAATKVAGELEQSAAAAAKAAGTRTIVASDGTTVIVPAGYKPLTSAGPAASDVGGLPQGYVRVTDDAGNTVIAGPNSAIYDDVAEAQKAATITANYSGKTDWPELSGALREGSNSAAAALKGEGPINFGMGTFNREQTMAMGEAWVGPGYRVTSRGYYESVDGLRQFRPPSTKPNSQLATTGTQANFEQRSGATGAWGANGHMDVSP from the coding sequence ATGACTGATCGCATCAAGATTTTGGGAAGCGCTGGCTTTTCAAAGCGCACCAGGCAAGGTTTTCGTGTGATCGCCGGACGATCGCTTGCGATGCTCTTGAGCGGCCTGCTGGTTTTCCAGCCGATGCTGGCCAATGCCCAGTCCGTCTCCGCTGCAGGATCAGCCCCCGCAGCCAATCAGCCCGGCGTTGGGACAGCGCCGAACGGTGTCCCGCTCGTCGATATCGTCACGCCGAACGCGACCGGTCTCTCCCATAACAAATACGACAACTATAATGTCGGCACGCCTGGCCTCATCCTCAACAACTTCAATGGCGAGGTCGGCACATCGAACCTTGGCGGAGTCACGCCGGGCAATCCGAACCTGAAGACTTCCGGTCCGGCCTCCGTCATCCTCAACGAGGTGACGAGCGGCAATCGCTCGGCGCTCAACGGTCCGACCGAAGTCTTCGGCGGCAGGGCGGATGTGATCATCGCCAATCCGAACGGGATCACGTGCTCGGGCTGCGGTTTCATCAACACCCCGCGCGCGACGCTCACCACGGGGGTTCCAGAGATCGGGGCTGACGGTCGTCTGACAGGGTTTGCCGTAAATGGCGGCGATGTCACCTTCGAAGGGGCAGGGGCAAATCTCGCGGCTGCCCCCGGTGCCGTCGACCTGTTCGACGTCGTCTCGCGCCAGATCCACGTCAACGCGCCGCTTTATGGCAAGGTAATCCGACTGACGGGCGGCGCCAGCAAATACGACTATGCCACAGGCGAGGCAACCGCGCTGGCGGCGACCTCCGGCACGCCGGAATATGCGATCGATGGCTCGGCGCTCGGCGCCATGCAGGCCGACCGCATCAAGATCGTCGTCACCGAGAAGGGTGCCGGCGTCATGATGAGCGGCGACATGGCCGCCAATGCCGGTGAACTGTCCCTCTCGGCTGACGGCAAGATCTCGATCGGCAATGCGTCGGCACGCGATGGCGTGACCATCACCTCGAAACACCGGGTCACCGCTGCAAAGGTTGCGTCGAAGCAAAAAGTCAATGTCCAGGCCGACGAGGGCATCACCTTGCAGTCGGTTGCGGCTGACAGCGATATTGCCCTGGTGAGCGGAGCCGGCCTCATAAGCGTGGTGGAAGACGTCACCAGCGGCACGGCCGTGCAGATGAGTTCCGGCGGCGGCATTGCTGCCGGCAGCGTCACCGCTGGCAATGGTGCGGCAACGCTTGTCGCCACCTCCGGCGATATCGTGATCGCAGGTGCTGCCAACAGCGTCGGTGATCTCACTCTGACCGCGACGGCCGGCTCGCTCTCGGCCGCTTCCCTGTTAAGCAACGGCAACATCGCGCTGAATGCCGGGCTGGATATTGCTGTCGCCGGTAACGTGCTGGCTGAGGGCAATCTCACTGCCGCCGGTCGGTCAGTCTCGACGGGCATGGTCGTCTCGGGCATCGATATCGCTGCTACCAGTGCCGATCCAAACGGCAACGTGGTTCTCGGCTCCGCTGACAATCTCAGCCTGACGGCCACAGGCGGCAATATCGCGACGGGCAACCTTCTGTCTGCCGGAGCGCTCACTTCAACGGCGGCCGGCACCATGACGGCCGGCAGCCTTCAGTCGACCACCGATCTGACGGTGGCTGCGACGTCGCTGACATCAAGCACAGTGATCTCCCACGGAACACTCACTGTCGATGCATCGACAAACGTTTCCGGCCAGATCTTTGGGAGCAGCAATGTCCTGATCTCGGGCGCCACCATTCAAGCCGGCGCCATCGTATCCGGCGTGGATTTTGCGGCAACCGCTGCGGCCAATGGCAATCTTGTGGTTGGCAATGCCGGCGATATGACGTTGCAGGCCTCTGGCAGTCTGTCAGCAGATACGCTGCTTGCGGCAGGAACGATGTTTGCCACGGCCGCAGATCTCAACGTCGGGAATGTGACCGGCCACCAAGTCGTCACCCTGTCCGGCAGCTCCAGCCTCACGGCCACCGGCCAGCTTCTCGGAGCAAAGGAGGTCTCGATCTCTGGCGGCTCGGTCTCCCTCAATCAAGTCATCAGCGGTCTGGACTTTGCCGCAACACAAGCCAATGGCGGCAATGTCACCTTGGGCACGACCGGTAACCTGTCTCTACAGGCCGCCGGTCAGCTCTCGGCAAATGCTTTGCTTGCGGCCGGAACCATCACGGCGACAGCCGCGGATCTCAGCCTCGGCACTGTAACAGGGCATAACGACATCTCGCTTTCGGGCGGTAACAACCTGACCGTCACTGGCCAAACCCTCGGGGCCAACGATGTTTCGTTGTCGGGTGGCACGATCTCGACCGGCCAAGTCGTGACGGGTGTTGATTTTGCTGCGATGGCGCAATCTTCGACCGGCGCTATCGTCATCGGCTCAGATGGTGACCTGACGATCAATGCCGTCAGCGCCACCAATGGCAGTCTCGGCAGCGCCACGACCGGGGCGCTGCTGGTCGCCGGCGATCTCAATATCACGGCCGGGTCATTCGCAGCGTCCAACGTCACCGGTCATGGTGCCGTCACCGTCGATGCCGCCGCCAATGTTTCTGGAACGCTTCTGGCAGCAGGCAATGTCGCAATCACCGGCTCGTCCATCACGGCGGGCAGCCTTGTCTCTGGCGTCGACTTTGTCGCTACAAACCAATCTACGGACGGTAGCGTTGTGCTCGGCTCAACTGGCACACTCACCCTAGAAGCCACCGCAGGCAATATCAACGCGTCCAATCTGCTGGCGGCCGGCGGGATCGGCGCCACGGCGAGCGGTGACATCGGTAATATAACGCCCGTCAACGTTATTGCCCATCAGAACCTGACGATGACCGCCGGCGGCACAATCGCTCTGGCCGGCCAATCCATGGCAGCAGACAGTGTCAACCTGCAAGGTCAGTCGATCTCAGTCGCTAGCCTGGTGTCAGGCGTCGATTTCGCTGCGACGCGTGCCTCAAGCACCGGCGCGCTGATGCTGAAACAGGGCAATGCCCAATCAGGCACAATGACACTCACGGCCACCAATGGCGACATAACCGCCAGCAATGCGCTGCTGTCCGGTGGCAACCTCTCGGCAACGACGAGCGGCGGTATCAGCTATGCGCTGCTGCAAAGCCTTGCCAACGCCTCGTTGAGCGCGCCGGGCACCATCACCTACACGAACAACAGCAACGTCACCGGCAACCTTACGATAAATACCGGTACGATCGATCTCTCGGGAACACGCGGCGCCAAGCTGGCTGTCGGCGGCACGCTGTCGATCACGGCCACATCCGCAAACCTCACCGGCAGCAGCCTCGTCCTCGGCGGACTGGCGCTCGACCTCAGCGGCCAGGCTGATTTGACCGGTGCGGCCGTGAAGACGGCCATGAATGCCGGCGGCTCCGGCGATATTGCCATCACTGCAGGCAGCCTTGCCATCAGCGACACGACGACGCTGCTGGCCGCCCATGACCTGACGCTCACCCTTCCCACCCTCTCCAACAGCGGACAAATTGCCGCTGCCAACAATCTGACGATCAATACCAGCGGCGATCTGACCAATACATCGACCGGTCTTCTCTATGCCGGTCGTGACGCTTCTCTCCTTGTCGCGGGGGCGCTGACCAACGATCAGGGCGCCATTCTCGCTGGCAATGACCTGACGATTGCGGGAAGTAACCTCAGCCAACGCAACGCTGCCACCACCAACATCTCCGGCCTCATCCAGGCGGGTGGTGACATGTCTATCCTGACCTCCAATCTCGTCAACAAGCGGTCGACGACACCAACCTGGGTAACCGGTCAGCTGGTCTCATCGGGCAATGTCGTCGGCACCTTCGTGCTCAACCCCGATGTCGCCGGCAAGCCGTTTGCCTATCTCGAAACCAGCGACCAGAATATCCACCAGCTTTACCCCGGTGTTGATCCGCCGGCCTGGCAGGACTACGAGCCGCTGCTCTGGTCTCAGGCGACGCTTGCGGATGGCACAAGCTATCATGCCTGGACCTGGACCTCCGCCAACGGGCCGACCGCAGTTGGACCGATCTACGACTGGATCAAGGCCCGTGTCCCGGTCGATGCCAACGGCACCCCGGTCCTCGACCCCACCAACCCATCCAAGTACTTCATCGTCGACCAGGTCATTCGTGGCGGGGTCGCCGACACCAGCACGACCTATACCTGGGATCCGACCAGCAATCTCAGCCAGTCGGTTTACGAAGACAGGTTTACGAGCACGCTAACCCCCGAAGCGGTGATCCGATCCGGTGGCAATCTGACCATCGATGCGACCAATCTCACCAATTCCTACAGCAGGATCGAAGCGGGTGGCAACGCGACGCTCTCAGGGTCGACACTCACCAACGAAGGGGTCGTCCTCAATCGCACCACGATGACGACCTGCAACGCCCAGAGCGCCTGTACAGCTTACAATGCCGATGGCACGGCCGATCCATCGCGCGATATCGCCAACGGATCATCTGTCGTATCGGGTTCGCAGGTCATTGGCGGTGCGGCTGGTACCCTGAAGGCAGCCGGCGCGCTGACCCTCAACTTTGGCACGGTCAACAACACATCCCTTGGTTCGACCAGCGGCAGCGCGGCCGTCAGTACGCCTTCGACATCGAGCGATCCGCTATCTGCCTTGAGCGGCCTGACTGCAGGCGGCGCGCTCTTCACGGTCAATAGCGCGCTCTCCAATGTAGCTGGCAACAGCGTGCCGACCGCCGGTGGCGGCCTGACCGCCGCGCTTGGCAACCTCACCCAGATCTCGCCAGCAAATGTCGCGCAGCTCGCTGCACTGGCGAAGCCGCAATCCGGTGGTGTCGGGGGCACGATACCCGGCCAGGCCTTCATCTTCGAGACCCGAGCAGCCTTCCTCGACGTCTCGAAGTTCTACGGATCGAGCTACTTCATCAGTCGGGCCGGTTACGACCCCGAGACCAGTATTCCGTTCCTCGGCGACGCCTATTTCGACAACCAGCTGATAGACACGCAACTGCGCCAGTTGGTCGGCGACGGGCTCGGAAACGGTTCCTTCATTCCAGGCAACAGTGCCATCGAGCAGATGAAGACCTTGCTCGACAATGGGGCTGCCTACGCCGAGGCCCATGGTCTGGCCTTCGGCCAGGGGTTGACGCCCGAGCAGGCGGCCAATCTGCAGCAATCCATCGTGCTTTACCAGACGCAGACCGTGAACGGGGCCCAGGTGCTGGCTCCCGTCGTCTACCTGTCGGCCGCCGACCGGGCCAAGGCAGGGTCTGGCGCCGGCGCGATGATCGCCGGCAACTCCGTCAATCTCAACGTCGGCGACCTCAACAATTCCGGCGCGGTCGCCGCCGCCGGCGGCCTTAACATCGCTGCCAGCTCGATCAAATCCACCGGCACCTTCTATGCCGGTGGCAACGCGAACCTGACCGCTTCCAACGGCATCACGCTTGCCGCCCAGACGATGACCATCGGCGGCCAGAACGTGGTCAACACGAATGCGGGGGTTTCGGCCGGCGGTAATCTCTTGCTCGCCGCCAATAACAGCGATCTCAATGTCAATGGCGCCAGCGTCAAGGCTGGCGGATCGGCTCAGCTCTCCGGCAACAATGTCAACCTCGCTGCGGTCAAGGTCGACAATGGCGGCCAAGAGAATGCAACAGGTGCACGGGTCACCGCTGGCAGCAATCTTGCCATTGCCGCTAACAACGATGTCAATGTCATCGGCTCCTCTGCCAAATCGGGTGGCGATCTCAATATCAAGGCCGTGAGCGGCGCCGTCAACGTCGTCTCCACCGATGTCGCGCGCAAGACGAACGATGGCTACACCAAGACCTCCGGGACCGATCAGCAGGCATCGAAGCTCACGGCCGGCGGCAATCTCGGGATTAGCGGCAACACAGGCGTCCTGATCTCAGGCTCGGATCTGTCGGCCAAGGGTGATGTCGGTCTGAGCTCGAACGGCGACATCAACGTTACCACCGCGCAGAGCCAGAGTGCCTCTGTCTTCGGAAAGAATTCGTCATCGTCGATCACGAACAATGGCTCCACCATCACCGCCGGTGGTGATCTCGTCGCAAAATCCAACAACGACATCAACGTCATCGGCTCGACGCTGGCAGCCGACGGCATACTCGGCCTGCAGGCGAAAAACAACGTCACCATCGCCGAAGCCACCGATGGCTATACGCTCGACACCAAGAGCTCCAGCAAGAAGAGCGGCTTCTTCGGATCGACCAAGAAGGACGCCTCCGGCCATCTGGAGACCACTACAGCGGCAGGCTCAACGCTCTCCGGCAAGGATGGTGTGACGATCATCTCCGGCGGCGATACCACCGTGTCGGCATCTAAGGTGACGGCTGGCGACGCCACCCATTCCTCGGATCTCAACGTCCAGACCGGCGGCAACCTCATTGTCGCCTCGGCCAAGGACACCGAGACCGAGAATGACAGTGCCAAGCGCAAGGGTTTCCTGCGCAGCGGCAGTTCCAGCTATCAGGGCTATAACGAGACGACGGTCGGCTCTGAGCTTTCCGCCTCCGGCGATGTCAATCTCGACGCCGGCAAGGCGGCCGTCATCGTCGGCTCGAAGGTCAATGCCGATGGGTCGCTGAATGTCTCCGGCGAAAGCGTCAGCATCATCGGTGCTCAGGAGAACCACCAGTCCGACAGCCAGCGCAAGGATTCCGGCCTCTTCGTCGGTTCCGGTGGCGGCTTCATCTCGCTTTACGGCAAGAACGAAAAGCAGGGCGCACAATCCTCGACCGACAATGTCGGCTCCAAGCTATCGGCCGGGCAAGACGTCAACCTGACGGCGCGCGCCACCGATCTCAACATCATGGGTTCGCAGGTCACCGCCGACCGTGACATCAACCTGTCGGCGGCCCGTGACGTCAATGTCACGCCAGGGGCAGAAAGTGCGGCGCAATCCGAACAGCAGAAGAAATCCGGCTTTGGTCTCGCCTTCTCGTCCGGCAATGGCGGCTTCTCGCTCGGCATCGGCGCCCAGTCGACCAAGGACAGTTCGGCCCAGCAATCCGACACAAATGCCATGTCGGCGCTGTCAGCAGGTCGCGACCTCAACATCTCGGCCGGCAACAATGTCAACCCGCAGGCGACCAGCGCGTCTGCCGAGCGTGACGTCAATCTTTTTGCCGGCAACGACATCAACCTGCTCTCGGCCAACGACGTCACCAATTATGAGGAAATGCACGAGAAGACCTTTGCTGGCGTGACGCTTACGGTGTCCAGCCAGGTTGGCAAGGCAGCTCAGAGCATCATGAACTCGGCCGAGCGTCTGTCGGACAGCGGCGGCGTCAATGCCGTCACCAACACCGCCATCGCTGGCCTTGGCTTTTACCAGGCCTACAAGGATCTGACGGGTGTCTACAGCCAATATCAAAAGTCCGGCGACATCGGTGTTAACGTCACTCTGACGGTCGGCGCCAACCATCAGGAAAGCCAGTCCTCATCCTCCACCTCGACACCCGTCGTCACCGACATTCGTGCTGGTCGGTCGATCTCGATGGAGGCAGAGAACGGCTCGATCACGAGCGACGGTGCGCAGATCCTGGCCGGCTACGACAAGAACGGCATACCAACGGTTTCAGGCGATCCGCTGACCGGCGATATCTTTCTGTCGGCAACCAACGGCAACATTAATCTCAACGCTGCGACAGGCACGACGGACAGCGCGAGCAGCAACTCCTCCTGGAGTGCTGCGGTGGGTGTCGGTGCGACTTTTGGCGGCGGAGGCAAAGGCACCAAAGATCTGGGTCTGGTTGCCAACGCCGGCTACGGCAAGGGCAGCGCCGATACCAGCGGCGTCAGCCACACGAACACCCACGTCAATGGCACTGGTGACATCACAATCGTCACCAATGACCTGACCCTGCGCGGCGCCACGATCACCGGAAATTCGGTCACCGCCGACGTCAAGAACCTGACGATCGAAAGCCAGGTAGACACCGCCAAGGCCAAGGCGGACCAACTCAGTCTATCGGCCCAGACCGGCTTCGGCTCGACCAGCGTTTCCGGCGTTACCCAGAAGGCCAGCGGCGACGCGGTTGTGGTCACCGAGCAGTCCGGCATTCACGCGGGGGCGGGGGGCCTCGATATTGATGTCAGCGGTCAATCGTCGCTCATTGGCGGTTTGATCACCAGTGAGGCCGGGGAAGGACGCAACAGCTTCTCTACCGGGACGCTGACGGTCGCCGATATCGATACGCACTCGACCTGGAAAGCCGACACCTACGGCGGTTCGATCGGTACTAGCGGCATAGTGCCGTCCCCTCCTGTCAAAGAGAGCGAAAACAAAACCGGTCAGGCGCTTTCGGCCATCGGTGGCAATATCCCAATCACCATCACCGATCCGGCGCACCAGACACAGGATATCGGCACGATCCGTCGCGATACTGACAACACCAATACGTCGCTACCCGGCCTCCCGGATCTTGAGCATATCCTGCGCGAACAGTACAAGACGCAGGCTGATTTGCAGGCGGCACAAGCAACAATGGCTGGGCTGGTCGGGGATATTTCCAGCAACCTGTACAAGCAGGCTCTCCAACGTGGAGACGACGCAGCGGCTGATCTTTGGAAGGAAGGTGGCGAAGGCCGGGCGCTGCTACATGCGATCGGCAGCGGTATCCTGGGCGGAGTCAATGGTTGGGAGGGGGCAATCAAGGGTGCCCTCGGTGCAGGAACGTCGTCATTACTTACACCGGCGATCGCCGCACTCGTCAAGGGTATCCTGAAGGACAGCACCCTGTCGGATCAAGACAAGCAGACGCTTGCCAATCTGATCGGAACAAGCCTCAGTTCAGCGGTTGCTGGCGCCGTCGGCGGTGGAGAAGGAGCATCATACGGCGGAGCGCAGTATCAATTTAATTATCTCACCCACAAGGAACTTGATGAGGCCAACAAAGAGCGTGCTGACCTTCAAAAGAAGATTGCCAATTGCCAAGCGTCCTTGGGCAACGGCTGCTCGGCTCAGACGCTTTCTGATCTCGAAGACAACCTGCAATTCAGCGTAGCCTACTACCGGCAGCTCTCTGACGCGAATAACGCGTCCTTAGTAAAGGCCTGTGCGGCATCCTTTTCCAGTGCAGCCTGCGTAGCTGGCAGAGCCGATCTTGCAAACGCCGTCGACGAGGAACCAGGGCTCCAGCAACACGTTCTTGGCACGAGCTCTGTCAATACGCCGGATGCTTTGCTGCTCGGCGTGCTCAGCGATGTGGCCGCAGGCCATGTTGCATCCGATCAAATCGCCGCGCAATACCAACAGGCGTTGATCACGCACCAGCAGATAACAACTGGCGTCGCTGCACTGGCCGTGCTCGTTGCTGTGGGCGTTACGGTTGGTCCGGAGGTGTACGCCTACTGCGCAGCCAATAGCGCTGCATGCGCGAACACGGTCACGGAGCTGCTGGATTGTACGGTAACCATCGCCTGCACGAGCACCGCCGGGGGTGTTTTAACGGCTACAGCGGCGACAAAGGTCGCCGGCGAGCTCGAGCAATCCGCAGCCGCTGCAGCGAAAGCGGCCGGTACCCGCACGATTGTCGCATCTGATGGCACAACGGTTATAGTTCCCGCTGGGTATAAGCCGCTGACCTCTGCTGGACCCGCCGCCAGTGATGTAGGGGGCCTACCACAAGGGTATGTCCGGGTCACTGACGATGCAGGAAATACTGTCATTGCAGGGCCAAATAGCGCAATCTATGATGATGTGGCCGAAGCACAAAAGGCGGCAACTATTACGGCCAATTATTCAGGTAAAACTGACTGGCCAGAATTGAGCGGCGCTTTGCGTGAAGGTTCAAATTCTGCTGCAGCGGCACTTAAGGGTGAAGGGCCGATCAACTTTGGTATGGGAACTTTCAATCGTGAGCAGACTATGGCCATGGGTGAAGCATGGGTCGGACCCGGGTATCGCGTGACTTCGCGCGGATACTATGAAAGTGTAGATGGGCTAAGGCAATTCAGACCTCCGTCGACAAAACCGAACAGCCAGTTGGCAACGACAGGCACTCAAGCAAACTTTGAGCAGAGATCGGGTGCCACCGGAGCGTGGGGCGCAAATGGCCATATGGATGTGTCACCATGA
- a CDS encoding Imm8 family immunity protein — MIATAKSIELIDYENWNYWPDDVKNFCAAAEAMIGPVENDGAEIFSFEICTPKWFAENRLAKATFTRGIVFVPEYDEQAVKMIIADLVAKTSGDTWGEIAEKLSRYLRWEFEDYQRGPPS; from the coding sequence ATGATTGCCACCGCAAAATCCATCGAGCTAATCGACTACGAAAACTGGAACTATTGGCCAGACGACGTTAAGAACTTCTGCGCAGCAGCGGAAGCCATGATTGGACCTGTCGAAAATGACGGGGCTGAAATTTTTAGCTTTGAAATATGTACGCCAAAGTGGTTTGCTGAAAATAGACTCGCCAAAGCAACGTTTACTAGGGGTATAGTTTTTGTACCTGAGTACGACGAGCAGGCAGTAAAAATGATAATTGCGGACTTAGTCGCAAAAACCTCAGGCGATACATGGGGCGAAATCGCCGAAAAACTGTCTCGGTATCTTCGATGGGAGTTTGAGGACTATCAGAGAGGACCTCCGAGTTAA
- a CDS encoding CPCC family cysteine-rich protein: protein MKIRKIDDNQELFVYGVVVHNNGSYLHTSPPGYRGLLTCGFEECDVLDGNFNYNTSYVEFEGGAVGVYYAEIITENLLDVLIETDPVAFARFTELRKIYDRPPATVAAIRRLGEDALSGSAACPCCDCDTLVEPGCYEVCKVCGWEDDPLQSEDAQYVNGANKVSLTEARMLWRARKT, encoded by the coding sequence TTGAAAATACGGAAAATAGATGATAATCAAGAATTGTTTGTATATGGCGTTGTTGTTCACAATAATGGCTCGTATTTGCATACGTCACCTCCTGGGTATAGGGGTCTTTTAACTTGCGGGTTCGAAGAGTGTGATGTATTGGACGGAAATTTCAATTATAATACAAGCTATGTTGAATTTGAGGGAGGGGCGGTTGGTGTTTACTATGCAGAGATAATTACTGAGAATTTACTTGATGTCTTAATTGAAACTGATCCCGTTGCATTTGCACGCTTTACAGAGCTAAGGAAGATTTACGATAGGCCGCCTGCGACAGTCGCGGCAATAAGGCGTCTTGGCGAAGATGCCCTATCAGGCTCCGCAGCGTGTCCATGCTGCGATTGTGACACGCTTGTTGAGCCTGGGTGTTATGAGGTCTGCAAAGTATGTGGTTGGGAAGATGATCCGCTGCAATCTGAAGATGCCCAATATGTCAATGGCGCGAATAAGGTCAGTCTCACTGAGGCGCGGATGCTGTGGCGAGCCCGGAAGACTTAA